One genomic region from Cucumis melo cultivar AY chromosome 9, USDA_Cmelo_AY_1.0, whole genome shotgun sequence encodes:
- the LOC103498588 gene encoding DNA-directed RNA polymerase II subunit 4-like, which translates to MSGEEEENAAELKIGDEFLKAKCLMNCEVSLILEHKYEQLQQRAEDPTNQISQVFEKSLQYVKRFSRYKNPDAVRQVREILSRYQLAEFELCVLGNLCPETVEEATSIVPSLKTKGRVHDDEAIEKMLNDLSLIKKFE; encoded by the exons ATGTCTggagaagaggaagaaaatgCTGCAGAGCTTAAAATTGGGGATG AGTTCTTAAAAGCTAAGTGTTTAATGAATTGTGAGGTTTCTTTGATCCTGGAACACAAGTATGAGCAGCTTCAACAAAGGGCCGAAGATCCAACAAATCAAATTTCTCA AGTGTTCGAGAAGTCACTGCAGTATGTGAAACGCTTCAGTCGCTACAAGAACCCTGATGCTGTTAGACAAGTTCGAGA AATTCTAAGCAGATATCAACTAGCTGAGTTCGAG TTATGTGTTCTTGGCAACCTTTGCCCTGAAACTGTGGAGGAAGCTACTTCCATAGTTCCATCTTTGAAg ACTAAAGGAAGAGTGCATGACGACGAAGCAATAGAGAAGATGTTGAATGATCTTTCATTAATCAAAAAGTTTGAGTag